A single region of the Polymorphum gilvum SL003B-26A1 genome encodes:
- a CDS encoding acyl-CoA dehydrogenase family protein, with translation MYRAPLAEIAFTLKHVAGLGDLQAMPGHEDLTDDLVDAILAEAARFAAEEIAPLNAVSDRAGATFSDGSVTTTPGWRDCYHRWIEGGWNALPSSPDHGGQGLPLMLYAATLEMWNSASMAFALGPTLTVGAVEALDKHASAELKSRYLDKLVSGEWMGTMNLTEPQAGSDLNALKARAERRPDGTYRIFGQKIFITYGEHDITDNIVHLVLARLPDAPAGTRGISLFLVPKFLVNEDGSLGARNDVRCAGVEHKLGIHGSPTCTMIYGDGEGAIGWLVGEENRGLACMFTMMNNARLAVGIQGLGIAERAFQQALAYALDRRQGRAPGDAGEGMSAIAGHPDIKRSLLFMQARTQVARAICFACAHAIDMASLATDPEAKAHWSDRAGLLTPIAKALSTDIGVEVASTGVQIHGGMGYIEETGAAQHLRDARIAPIYEGTNGIQAIDLVQRKLPLAGGAHVRGFIANLAALAKEAAGSNQPDLGAVAPVLEEAVADLAVATEWLLQAQADGRTAEALSGATPYLRLAGLTLGAALLVKGALRSDPADAVAAARRRLLARFFADTALRETAALKADVVGSAQAILAFDPQALAS, from the coding sequence ATGTATCGTGCGCCGCTGGCCGAAATCGCCTTCACCCTGAAACACGTCGCCGGGCTCGGCGATCTGCAGGCCATGCCGGGCCACGAGGACCTGACCGACGATCTGGTAGACGCGATCCTTGCCGAGGCGGCCCGCTTCGCGGCCGAGGAGATCGCGCCGCTCAACGCCGTGTCCGACCGCGCCGGCGCCACCTTCAGCGACGGCTCGGTGACGACGACTCCAGGCTGGCGCGACTGCTATCACCGCTGGATCGAGGGCGGCTGGAACGCCCTGCCGTCGAGCCCGGACCACGGTGGCCAGGGCCTGCCGCTGATGCTCTATGCGGCGACGCTGGAGATGTGGAACTCCGCCTCGATGGCCTTCGCCCTTGGTCCGACCCTGACCGTCGGCGCGGTGGAGGCGCTCGACAAGCACGCCTCCGCCGAGCTCAAGTCGAGGTATCTCGACAAGCTCGTCTCCGGCGAATGGATGGGGACGATGAATCTCACCGAGCCGCAGGCCGGTTCCGACCTCAACGCCCTCAAGGCGCGCGCCGAACGGCGGCCGGACGGCACTTACCGCATCTTCGGCCAGAAGATCTTCATCACCTACGGCGAGCACGACATCACCGACAACATTGTGCATCTCGTGCTCGCGCGCCTGCCCGACGCTCCGGCCGGCACGCGCGGCATCTCGCTCTTTCTCGTGCCGAAATTCCTGGTCAACGAAGACGGCTCGCTGGGCGCGCGCAACGACGTGCGCTGCGCCGGTGTCGAGCACAAGCTCGGCATCCACGGCTCGCCCACCTGCACCATGATCTACGGCGACGGCGAGGGCGCCATCGGCTGGCTGGTCGGCGAGGAGAATCGCGGTCTCGCCTGCATGTTCACGATGATGAACAACGCCCGCCTCGCCGTCGGCATCCAGGGTCTCGGCATTGCCGAAAGGGCCTTCCAGCAGGCGCTTGCCTATGCCCTCGACCGCCGGCAGGGGCGGGCTCCCGGCGACGCCGGCGAGGGCATGAGCGCGATCGCAGGCCATCCGGACATCAAGCGCTCGCTGCTGTTCATGCAGGCGCGCACGCAGGTCGCGCGCGCCATCTGCTTTGCCTGCGCCCATGCCATCGACATGGCAAGCCTGGCCACCGACCCGGAGGCGAAGGCGCACTGGTCCGACCGCGCCGGCCTGCTCACGCCGATCGCCAAGGCCCTGTCCACCGACATCGGCGTCGAGGTCGCCTCCACCGGCGTCCAGATCCACGGCGGCATGGGCTACATCGAGGAGACCGGCGCCGCCCAGCACCTGCGCGACGCGCGCATCGCGCCGATCTACGAGGGCACCAACGGTATCCAGGCGATCGACCTCGTCCAACGCAAGCTGCCGCTGGCCGGCGGCGCGCATGTGCGCGGCTTCATCGCGAACCTGGCGGCGCTTGCGAAAGAGGCTGCCGGCTCCAACCAGCCCGATCTCGGCGCCGTTGCCCCGGTGCTCGAGGAGGCGGTCGCCGATCTTGCGGTCGCCACCGAATGGCTGCTGCAGGCGCAGGCGGACGGCCGGACGGCGGAAGCCCTGTCCGGCGCGACGCCCTATCTGCGGCTCGCCGGCCTCACGCTCGGCGCCGCGCTGCTGGTCAAGGGCGCGCTGCGCAGCGACCCGGCCGACGCCGTGGCTGCGGCCCGGCGCCGCCTACTGGCCCGCTTCTTCGCCGATACGGCGCTGCGCGAAACGGCTGCGCTCAAGGCCGACGTCGTCGGCTCGGCGCAGGCGATCCTGGCATTCGACCCGCAGGCGCTGGCGTCCTGA
- a CDS encoding L-threonylcarbamoyladenylate synthase, with amino-acid sequence MQRWSIDPNDPNWRQSPVAAAVCEALLAGNLVGVPTETVYGLAADATNGRACAAIYAAKGRPRFNPLISHLESLDAARRHGVFDARAHALAQAFWPGPLTLVVPKAAGSPICDLVTAGLDTVALRVPAAPVMRFLAERTGRPLAAPSANLSGRISATTADDVIRDLGDAVAFVIDAGPCPIGIESTIVGLAGAEPVLLRPGGIAREAIERVLGRPLAAAQTEQADAPQAPGMLTSHYAPNATVRLAATEVASGEALLAFGPTPPAGVERAVATVNLSPTGDLAEAAATLFSALRRLDASGAATICVQPIPDGGLGEAINDRLRRAAAPRHGC; translated from the coding sequence ATGCAGCGCTGGAGCATCGATCCGAACGATCCGAACTGGCGGCAGTCGCCGGTCGCGGCGGCGGTCTGCGAGGCGCTGCTTGCCGGGAACCTCGTCGGCGTGCCGACGGAAACCGTCTACGGCCTGGCCGCCGACGCGACCAACGGCCGCGCCTGCGCCGCGATCTACGCCGCCAAGGGCCGGCCGCGGTTCAACCCGCTCATCTCGCACCTGGAAAGCCTAGACGCGGCGCGGCGGCATGGCGTCTTCGACGCACGCGCGCACGCGCTGGCGCAGGCGTTCTGGCCCGGACCGCTGACGCTGGTGGTGCCGAAGGCGGCCGGCTCGCCGATCTGCGACCTGGTCACCGCAGGCCTCGACACGGTCGCGCTGCGCGTTCCGGCCGCCCCGGTGATGCGCTTCCTGGCGGAACGCACCGGGCGGCCGCTGGCCGCGCCGAGCGCCAATCTGTCGGGCAGGATCAGCGCGACGACGGCGGACGACGTCATCCGCGATCTCGGCGACGCGGTGGCCTTCGTGATCGATGCCGGTCCCTGCCCGATCGGCATCGAGTCCACCATCGTCGGCCTCGCCGGCGCGGAGCCGGTGCTGCTGCGGCCGGGCGGGATCGCGCGCGAGGCGATCGAACGGGTGCTCGGACGGCCGCTCGCCGCCGCCCAGACGGAGCAGGCGGACGCGCCACAGGCGCCGGGGATGCTGACCTCGCACTACGCGCCCAACGCGACCGTCCGTCTTGCCGCCACCGAGGTCGCGTCCGGCGAGGCGCTGCTGGCCTTCGGACCGACGCCACCGGCCGGCGTCGAGCGGGCGGTCGCGACGGTCAACCTAAGCCCGACCGGCGACCTCGCGGAAGCGGCCGCCACCCTGTTCTCCGCCCTGCGCCGGCTCGACGCCAGCGGCGCGGCGACGATCTGCGTGCAGCCGATCCCCGACGGCGGGCTCGGCGAGGCGATCAACGACCGGCTGCGCCGCGCCGCCGCCCCGCGCCACGGCTGCTGA
- a CDS encoding histone deacetylase family protein: MSTLLLSHPCFLDHLTPIGHPERPDRLRAIDRILEHERFHSLERENAPMGTVEAIARVHPMAYVDSLYKAAPTEGLVRIDADTTMSPGSWEAALRGVGAACQAVDEVVAKKVSNAFSASRPPGHHAEKARAMGFCLFNNAAIAARHAQSAHGLERVAIVDFDVHHGNGTQDIFWADPSVMYCSTHQMPLYPGSGAADETGEANTIVNVPLAAGDDGAVFREAFQTVILPRLDAFAPDLVVISAGFDAHVRDPLGGLNLVEADFGWATKALMDVADRHSDGRVVSILEGGYDLEGLARSVAAHVMTLMTG; this comes from the coding sequence TTGTCCACCCTCCTCCTGTCGCATCCCTGCTTCCTCGACCACCTGACGCCCATCGGCCACCCCGAACGACCCGATCGCCTGCGGGCTATCGACCGGATTCTGGAGCACGAACGCTTCCACAGCCTGGAACGGGAGAACGCCCCGATGGGAACGGTCGAGGCGATCGCGCGCGTGCATCCGATGGCCTATGTCGACAGCCTCTACAAGGCCGCGCCGACCGAAGGCCTGGTGCGCATCGACGCCGACACGACCATGTCGCCGGGCAGCTGGGAAGCCGCGCTGAGGGGAGTCGGCGCCGCCTGCCAGGCGGTCGACGAGGTCGTGGCGAAAAAGGTCTCCAACGCCTTCTCCGCCTCCCGGCCGCCGGGACACCATGCCGAAAAAGCCCGCGCCATGGGCTTCTGCCTGTTCAACAACGCCGCCATCGCGGCCCGCCACGCCCAGTCGGCGCATGGCCTTGAACGGGTCGCGATCGTCGACTTCGACGTCCATCACGGCAACGGCACCCAGGATATCTTCTGGGCGGATCCGAGCGTGATGTACTGCTCGACCCACCAGATGCCGCTCTATCCGGGCTCGGGGGCCGCCGACGAGACCGGCGAGGCCAACACCATCGTCAACGTCCCGCTGGCGGCCGGCGACGACGGCGCGGTGTTCCGCGAGGCGTTCCAGACCGTCATCCTGCCGCGGCTCGACGCCTTCGCACCGGACCTCGTCGTGATCTCCGCCGGCTTCGACGCCCATGTCCGCGACCCGCTCGGCGGGCTGAACCTGGTCGAGGCCGATTTCGGCTGGGCGACCAAGGCGCTGATGGACGTCGCCGACCGCCACAGCGACGGCCGCGTGGTGTCGATTCTGGAAGGCGGCTACGACCTGGAGGGTCTGGCGCGGTCGGTCGCGGCGCATGTCATGACGCTGATGACCGGTTGA
- a CDS encoding exodeoxyribonuclease VII small subunit produces the protein MTLGADPARVSIETRFQPIETAMTTDTPAPELSALSFEEALGQLERIVQALEQGNVPLEKSIEMYERGAALRSHCDRLLKAAEEKVEKIQLGADGGARGTTALDPES, from the coding sequence TTGACGCTCGGCGCGGATCCGGCAAGGGTCTCCATCGAAACGAGGTTCCAGCCGATCGAGACCGCCATGACCACCGACACGCCCGCGCCCGAGCTTTCCGCCCTGTCCTTCGAAGAGGCCCTCGGCCAGTTGGAGCGAATCGTCCAAGCCCTGGAGCAGGGCAACGTGCCGCTGGAGAAGAGCATCGAGATGTACGAGCGCGGCGCGGCGCTGCGCAGCCACTGCGACCGGCTGCTGAAGGCAGCCGAGGAGAAGGTGGAGAAGATCCAGCTCGGCGCCGACGGCGGCGCGCGCGGCACGACCGCGCTCGATCCGGAAAGCTGA
- a CDS encoding helix-turn-helix transcriptional regulator, producing MTLRISAQTQDRLIDSLYAALGAQADWSAAAEALEAALAAEVLLLDFGPDGRHSARYCPRAQAEPLLVCLSRALAPSGKSVLAHLLRDAPLERTLTLRELAFPDGQDSDGEPARRADGLLASVLRSERRKALLAILRPEGGPFGLAETAFARRIIRHIANGLRLSDHAEQARAASEALHLLVRNLEERAILIDRQRRVVAATPAGHQAMAASDLFDTKSGRLVAQPKEVDDVLAEVLAAIAAPDSGLAGPRKSPPPERRGEAVFEGADRRRCRMVFRTVETAGEPLVHIQVRDARPIHRDVRDALRALYGLSRSEARLAYYLAATGSLAETLETLSVTRNTGKTHLRRIYEKTGTRSQVELCQMIAGLSGLY from the coding sequence ATGACGCTGCGCATTTCCGCCCAGACTCAGGACAGGCTGATCGATTCGCTCTACGCGGCGCTCGGTGCCCAGGCGGACTGGAGCGCGGCGGCCGAAGCGCTCGAAGCGGCGCTCGCCGCCGAGGTGCTGCTGCTCGATTTCGGCCCCGACGGACGGCACAGCGCCCGCTACTGTCCGCGCGCGCAGGCCGAGCCGCTGCTGGTCTGCCTGTCGCGGGCGCTGGCGCCGTCGGGCAAGTCGGTGCTCGCGCACCTGCTGCGCGACGCACCGCTGGAGCGCACGCTGACACTGCGAGAGCTGGCCTTTCCGGACGGCCAGGACAGCGACGGCGAGCCTGCCCGCCGCGCGGACGGGCTGCTGGCATCGGTGCTGCGCAGTGAGCGGCGCAAGGCGCTGCTGGCGATCCTGCGCCCCGAGGGCGGTCCGTTCGGCCTCGCCGAGACCGCCTTCGCGCGCCGGATCATCCGGCACATCGCCAACGGCCTGCGGCTGAGCGACCACGCCGAGCAGGCCAGGGCAGCGAGCGAGGCGCTGCACCTGCTGGTGCGCAACCTGGAGGAACGGGCGATCCTGATCGACCGGCAGCGGCGGGTCGTCGCCGCCACGCCCGCGGGCCACCAGGCGATGGCGGCGAGCGACCTGTTCGACACCAAGAGCGGACGGCTGGTCGCGCAGCCCAAGGAGGTCGACGACGTGCTGGCCGAAGTGCTGGCGGCGATCGCGGCCCCGGACAGCGGCCTTGCCGGACCGCGAAAGAGCCCGCCACCGGAGCGGCGCGGCGAAGCGGTTTTCGAGGGTGCAGACCGGCGGCGCTGCCGGATGGTCTTCCGCACCGTCGAGACGGCCGGCGAACCGCTGGTGCACATCCAGGTCCGCGACGCGCGGCCGATCCACCGCGACGTACGCGACGCACTCAGAGCCCTCTACGGCCTGTCAAGAAGCGAGGCGCGCCTGGCGTACTACCTTGCGGCGACCGGATCGCTGGCGGAGACGCTGGAGACGCTGTCGGTGACGCGCAACACGGGCAAGACGCACCTGCGCCGGATCTACGAGAAGACCGGGACGCGGTCCCAGGTCGAACTGTGCCAGATGATCGCCGGCCTGTCCGGCCTCTATTGA
- the dxs gene encoding 1-deoxy-D-xylulose-5-phosphate synthase, whose protein sequence is MPHHGVTTRVSSKPHTPLLDKVTSPANLRALAEADLAQLADELRKETIDAVSETGGHLGAGLGVVELTVALHYVFNTPDDRLIWDVGHQCYPHKILTGRRDRIRTLRQGGGLSGFTKRAESPYDPFGAAHSSTSISAGLGMAVGRDLDGRANNVIAVIGDGAMSAGMAYEAMNNAGSMHSRLIVVLNDNDMSIAPPVGAMSAYLAKLVSGPTYQSLRDAAKSIARALPRPLQEKAAKAEEFARGFWTGGTLFEELGFYYVGPVDGHNLEHLLPVLRNVRDTHSGPVLIHVVTQKGKGYAPAEGAKDKYHGVARFDVITGKQAKPKANAPSYTSVFARSLVQEAEQDDKIVAITAAMPEGTGLDLFQEAFPKRTFDVGIAEQHAVTFAAGLATEGYKPFAAIYSTFLQRAYDQVVHDVAIQGLPVRFPIDRAGLVGADGPTHAGAFDTAFLACLPGFVVMAASDEAELRHMVATAAAYDDGPISFRYPRGEGMGVELPERGRVLDIGKGIIRREGTKVALLSFGARLGECFKAADELDAAGLSTTVADARFAKPLDTDLVLRLAREHEVLVTIEEGSVGGFGSHVLAALAEAGALDRGLRVRTMTLPDSFQDQDKPDALYAQAGLNATAILTRVFEALGRDAAAIARRA, encoded by the coding sequence ATGCCCCACCACGGAGTGACCACGCGCGTGTCTTCCAAGCCGCATACCCCGCTGCTCGACAAGGTCACCAGTCCCGCGAACCTGCGTGCTCTCGCCGAAGCGGACCTCGCCCAGCTTGCCGACGAGTTGCGCAAGGAGACGATCGATGCCGTCTCGGAGACCGGCGGCCATCTCGGCGCGGGACTTGGCGTGGTCGAACTGACCGTCGCTCTGCACTACGTGTTCAACACCCCCGACGACAGGCTGATCTGGGATGTCGGCCACCAGTGCTACCCGCACAAGATCCTGACCGGACGTCGCGACCGCATTCGCACCCTGCGTCAGGGCGGCGGCCTGTCCGGCTTCACCAAGCGCGCCGAAAGTCCCTACGACCCGTTCGGCGCGGCGCATTCCTCCACCTCGATCTCGGCGGGCCTCGGCATGGCAGTCGGGCGCGACCTCGACGGGCGCGCCAACAACGTGATCGCGGTGATCGGCGACGGCGCCATGTCCGCCGGCATGGCCTACGAGGCGATGAACAATGCCGGCTCGATGCACTCGCGCCTGATCGTGGTGCTGAACGACAACGACATGTCGATCGCCCCGCCGGTCGGCGCCATGTCGGCCTACCTGGCCAAGCTGGTATCCGGACCAACCTACCAGTCGCTGCGCGACGCGGCAAAGAGCATCGCCCGCGCCCTGCCCCGCCCGCTGCAGGAAAAGGCCGCAAAGGCAGAAGAATTCGCCCGCGGCTTCTGGACCGGCGGAACGCTTTTCGAGGAACTCGGCTTCTATTACGTCGGACCGGTCGACGGCCACAACCTGGAGCACCTGCTGCCGGTGCTGAGGAACGTGCGCGACACCCACAGCGGCCCGGTGCTGATCCATGTGGTGACCCAGAAGGGCAAGGGCTACGCGCCGGCCGAGGGCGCCAAGGACAAGTACCACGGCGTTGCCAGGTTCGACGTCATTACCGGCAAGCAGGCCAAGCCCAAGGCGAACGCACCGAGCTACACGAGCGTGTTCGCACGCTCGCTGGTGCAGGAGGCGGAGCAGGACGACAAGATCGTCGCCATCACGGCAGCGATGCCGGAAGGGACCGGGCTCGACCTGTTCCAGGAAGCCTTCCCCAAGCGCACCTTCGACGTCGGCATCGCCGAGCAGCATGCGGTGACCTTCGCTGCCGGCCTCGCGACCGAGGGCTACAAGCCGTTCGCGGCAATCTATTCGACGTTCCTGCAGCGCGCCTACGACCAGGTGGTGCACGACGTCGCCATCCAGGGTCTGCCGGTGCGCTTTCCGATCGACCGCGCCGGCCTCGTCGGTGCCGACGGACCGACCCATGCGGGCGCATTCGACACCGCCTTCCTCGCCTGCCTGCCCGGCTTCGTGGTGATGGCGGCCTCCGACGAGGCGGAACTGCGGCACATGGTGGCGACCGCGGCAGCCTATGACGACGGCCCGATCTCATTCCGCTATCCGCGTGGCGAGGGCATGGGCGTGGAACTGCCCGAGCGCGGCCGCGTGCTCGACATCGGCAAGGGCATCATCCGGCGCGAGGGCACCAAGGTGGCGCTGCTGTCGTTCGGCGCGCGGCTCGGCGAATGCTTCAAGGCCGCCGACGAACTCGACGCCGCGGGCCTGTCGACCACGGTCGCCGACGCACGCTTCGCCAAGCCTCTCGACACGGATCTCGTCCTGCGGCTCGCCCGCGAGCACGAGGTTCTGGTGACCATCGAGGAGGGCTCGGTCGGCGGCTTCGGCAGCCACGTCCTCGCCGCCCTGGCGGAAGCCGGCGCCCTCGACCGGGGGCTTAGGGTGCGTACCATGACGCTGCCGGACAGCTTCCAGGACCAGGACAAGCCCGACGCGCTCTATGCCCAGGCGGGCCTGAACGCGACAGCGATCCTGACGCGCGTGTTCGAAGCGTTAGGACGAGACGCGGCGGCAATTGCCCGACGGGCCTGA
- a CDS encoding MFS transporter encodes MIKALASISALLASVGLLLVGHGLQTTLLPLAARQASFTDFEIGLVSSAYFVGMVLGCLASPYVIMRAGHIRAFAALVSLMSAAAILHPVFVDPLAWFLVRVISGFCLAGFYMIVESWLNEAASNENRGTIMSVYIVVLYAAMMLGQVSISGLGISGFVPFVAASVMVSLAVIPVSLTTANQPAPITLVRFRPVRLYRTSPAAFVSCLLIGVASGALWTLAPLYGAQIGLSTNQAAFYTAAIIGGGVVAQWPFGRLSDRIDRRLVLVGLAVATFVISLAIVTIEPASPVAATLFALVIGVFSQPAYAIAVAHAFDHADADAYVETSSGLLLSFGLGSIIGPISASLLMQDLGPSGLYYQVAAVQVVTVAYIATRLFARQAMTPEEKLDFEYAATAQVGTVISPEPLDVADPDVIPPEEFPAYEDAGYSPEVTEETLPVGGEAADGEGSAGPGDTRTDSTL; translated from the coding sequence ATGATCAAGGCCCTGGCTTCGATTTCCGCGCTGCTGGCGTCGGTCGGCCTGCTGCTCGTCGGGCACGGCCTGCAGACCACCCTGCTGCCGCTCGCCGCCCGGCAGGCGTCCTTCACCGATTTCGAGATCGGCCTGGTCTCCTCGGCCTATTTCGTCGGCATGGTGCTCGGCTGCCTCGCCTCGCCCTATGTCATCATGCGCGCCGGCCATATCCGGGCTTTCGCAGCCCTCGTGTCGCTGATGTCGGCGGCAGCGATCCTGCATCCGGTGTTCGTCGACCCGCTCGCCTGGTTCCTGGTCCGCGTCATCTCCGGCTTCTGCCTGGCCGGCTTCTACATGATCGTCGAAAGCTGGCTGAACGAGGCGGCCAGCAACGAGAACCGCGGCACAATCATGTCTGTCTACATCGTCGTGCTCTACGCGGCGATGATGCTCGGACAGGTGTCGATCTCCGGCCTCGGCATCTCCGGGTTCGTGCCCTTCGTCGCCGCCTCGGTGATGGTCAGCCTGGCCGTCATCCCGGTGTCGCTGACGACCGCCAACCAGCCGGCACCGATCACCCTCGTCCGCTTTCGCCCGGTGCGGCTGTACCGGACCTCGCCGGCGGCCTTCGTAAGCTGCCTGCTGATCGGCGTGGCCAGCGGCGCGCTGTGGACGCTGGCGCCGCTCTACGGCGCCCAGATCGGCCTGAGCACCAACCAGGCGGCATTCTACACGGCCGCCATCATCGGCGGCGGCGTGGTCGCCCAGTGGCCGTTCGGCCGCCTATCGGACCGGATCGACCGGCGTCTCGTGCTGGTTGGCCTTGCGGTGGCGACCTTCGTCATCTCACTCGCCATCGTGACGATCGAGCCCGCGTCTCCCGTCGCCGCGACCCTATTTGCTCTGGTGATCGGCGTGTTCTCGCAGCCCGCCTATGCCATCGCGGTGGCCCATGCGTTCGACCACGCCGACGCGGATGCCTATGTCGAAACCTCCTCGGGCCTGCTGCTGTCCTTCGGTCTCGGATCGATCATCGGGCCGATCAGCGCCTCGCTGCTGATGCAGGACCTGGGTCCGAGCGGCCTCTACTACCAGGTCGCCGCCGTACAGGTGGTGACGGTCGCCTATATCGCGACCCGCCTGTTCGCGCGCCAGGCCATGACGCCGGAGGAGAAGCTCGACTTCGAATATGCCGCCACTGCCCAGGTCGGCACCGTCATCAGTCCGGAGCCGCTGGACGTCGCCGATCCGGACGTCATCCCCCCGGAAGAGTTCCCCGCCTACGAGGACGCCGGCTACAGCCCGGAGGTCACCGAAGAGACGCTGCCGGTCGGCGGCGAGGCGGCGGACGGGGAAGGATCCGCCGGCCCGGGAGACACGCGGACCGACAGCACCCTGTGA
- a CDS encoding copper chaperone PCu(A)C, translating into MTNFKSLMAAAILSLTSALALAGETTLGDLVIKDPWTRATPPNAMAGGGFLTITNTGGADDTLVSAASPVAGRVELHEMAVVDGVMKMREMQGGIPVPAGQTVALEPGGLHVMFMDLKEPLTEGGMAAVTLTFEKAGSVDIEMPIAKIGAKGMDQGGHGHGHMPMKSPN; encoded by the coding sequence ATGACCAACTTCAAGTCCCTGATGGCTGCCGCCATCCTCAGCCTGACCTCCGCCCTCGCCCTTGCCGGCGAGACCACGCTCGGCGACCTGGTGATCAAGGATCCCTGGACCCGCGCGACGCCGCCCAACGCCATGGCCGGCGGCGGCTTCCTGACCATCACCAACACCGGCGGCGCCGACGACACGCTGGTGTCCGCCGCCTCCCCGGTCGCCGGCCGCGTCGAGCTGCACGAGATGGCGGTCGTCGACGGCGTGATGAAGATGCGCGAGATGCAGGGCGGCATCCCGGTTCCGGCCGGCCAGACGGTTGCCCTGGAGCCGGGCGGGCTCCATGTCATGTTCATGGACCTGAAGGAGCCCCTCACGGAGGGCGGCATGGCTGCGGTCACGCTGACCTTCGAGAAGGCCGGCAGCGTCGACATCGAGATGCCGATCGCCAAGATCGGCGCCAAGGGCATGGACCAGGGCGGCCACGGCCATGGCCACATGCCGATGAAGAGCCCGAACTGA